In Rhodanobacter humi, the following are encoded in one genomic region:
- the pepN gene encoding aminopeptidase N: protein MNARPDAASLPIRLVDYRAPAWRVEHVELDFELGIDATEVAAKLLLRRDPEQDEPLRLDGENLELLSIALDGRPLPADVYRLIDGGLEVDGVRDGSVLETRVRVQPAANTALEGLYLSGPRETGFLLTQCEAQGFRHITFFPDRPDVQSGYTVTLRADRARFPVLLVGGNPDGAGELEGGRHWARFVDPHPRPSYLFALVAGRLEKIERDYRTADGRDVQLKIWAEADAIGRCHYAMDALERSMRWDEQAYGRNYDLAVFHVVATHDFNMGAMENKGLNIFNAKCLLADPDASTDDEYRRVEAVIAHEYFHNWSGNRVTCRDWFQLSLKEGFTVFREQSFSADMNSAPLKRIEDVALLRRAQFPEDAGPLAHPVRPAEYREINNFYTATVYEKGAELVRMLAGRLGTEGFRRGTDLYFSRNDGRSATIEDFLAALGEANGIDLTPYLAWYGQAGTPRLKAHGEYDAARREYALTLSQHTPPGARQPHKQPVPIPVKLALFGADGRMLPLHLDGQTAATEAVVVLAEAGQRFVFRDVAEHPVPSLLRGYSAPVILECDYAPAELALLLAHDPDGFNRWEAGQQLAQRACDALRDGSGPQAVTAWCDALAALFDDAQLDAALLADLLTPPGEIELAEREAVVDPARIHALRQQLQQRLATRLGADRLDTRYRRLAAQTTAALDAASQAGRRLKQRVLQLLALLDPALACDHAAAQYRDAPNMTDRLGALAVLARHGATRSAEPLAHYRARYADDPLALDKWFALQAQLPGEGALARVQALEADPAFTLKNPNRARALLGSYASGNPTGFHRVDGAGYRLYAARLLALDALNPQIAARLATAFNGWQRLEPQRRDLAHAALAGLAAHDKLSRNLAEIVGNMLKG, encoded by the coding sequence ATGAACGCCCGCCCCGATGCTGCCAGCCTGCCGATCCGCCTCGTCGACTACCGGGCGCCGGCCTGGCGGGTGGAGCACGTGGAGCTGGATTTCGAACTGGGCATCGACGCCACCGAGGTGGCCGCGAAACTGCTGCTGCGCCGCGATCCCGAGCAGGACGAACCGCTGCGCCTGGACGGCGAGAACCTCGAACTGCTGTCCATCGCGCTGGACGGCCGGCCGCTGCCCGCCGACGTGTACCGCCTGATCGACGGCGGCCTCGAGGTGGACGGTGTCCGCGACGGCAGCGTGCTGGAAACGCGCGTGCGCGTGCAGCCCGCCGCGAACACCGCGCTGGAAGGCCTGTACCTCTCCGGTCCGCGCGAAACCGGCTTCCTGCTGACCCAGTGCGAGGCGCAGGGCTTTCGCCACATCACCTTCTTCCCTGATCGCCCCGACGTGCAGTCCGGCTACACCGTGACCTTGCGCGCCGACCGCGCGCGCTTTCCGGTGCTGCTGGTCGGCGGCAATCCCGACGGCGCGGGCGAACTGGAGGGCGGCCGCCACTGGGCGCGCTTCGTCGATCCGCATCCCAGGCCCAGCTACCTGTTCGCCCTGGTCGCCGGCCGGCTGGAGAAGATCGAGCGCGACTACCGCACCGCCGATGGCCGCGACGTGCAGCTGAAGATCTGGGCCGAAGCCGACGCAATCGGGCGCTGCCACTACGCGATGGACGCGCTGGAACGCTCGATGCGCTGGGACGAGCAGGCCTACGGCCGCAACTACGACCTGGCCGTGTTCCACGTCGTCGCCACCCACGACTTCAACATGGGCGCGATGGAGAACAAGGGTCTCAACATCTTCAACGCGAAGTGCCTGCTGGCCGACCCCGACGCCAGCACCGACGACGAGTACCGCCGCGTCGAGGCGGTGATCGCGCACGAGTACTTCCACAACTGGAGCGGCAACCGCGTCACCTGCCGCGACTGGTTCCAGCTGAGCCTCAAGGAAGGCTTCACGGTGTTCCGCGAGCAGAGCTTCTCGGCCGACATGAACTCGGCGCCGCTGAAGCGCATCGAGGACGTCGCGCTGCTGCGCCGTGCGCAGTTCCCGGAGGATGCCGGCCCGCTGGCGCATCCGGTGCGCCCGGCCGAATACCGCGAGATCAACAACTTCTACACCGCCACCGTGTACGAGAAGGGCGCCGAACTGGTACGCATGCTGGCCGGCAGGCTGGGCACGGAAGGCTTCCGCCGCGGCACCGACCTGTACTTCAGCCGCAACGACGGCCGCTCCGCCACCATCGAGGATTTCCTCGCTGCGCTGGGCGAGGCGAACGGTATCGACCTCACGCCTTACCTTGCCTGGTACGGCCAGGCCGGCACGCCGCGGCTCAAGGCGCACGGTGAATACGACGCCGCGCGCCGCGAATACGCGCTCACGCTGTCGCAGCACACCCCGCCCGGCGCGCGGCAGCCGCACAAGCAGCCCGTGCCGATTCCGGTGAAGCTGGCACTGTTCGGTGCCGATGGCCGCATGCTGCCGCTGCATCTGGACGGCCAGACGGCCGCGACCGAGGCGGTGGTGGTGCTGGCGGAGGCCGGGCAGCGCTTCGTGTTCCGCGACGTAGCCGAGCACCCGGTACCCTCGCTGCTGCGCGGCTACTCCGCGCCGGTGATCCTGGAGTGCGATTACGCGCCGGCCGAACTCGCCCTGCTGCTCGCCCACGATCCCGACGGCTTCAACCGCTGGGAAGCCGGCCAGCAGCTCGCCCAGCGCGCCTGCGATGCCTTGCGCGACGGCAGCGGCCCGCAGGCCGTCACGGCCTGGTGCGACGCACTGGCCGCACTGTTCGACGACGCGCAACTCGATGCCGCCCTGCTTGCCGACCTGCTCACGCCACCCGGCGAGATCGAACTGGCCGAGCGCGAAGCGGTGGTCGATCCGGCCCGCATCCACGCGCTGCGCCAGCAGCTGCAGCAACGCCTGGCCACGCGCCTCGGCGCCGACCGGCTGGATACGCGGTACCGCCGGCTCGCCGCGCAGACCACGGCCGCGCTCGATGCCGCCAGCCAGGCCGGCCGCCGCCTGAAACAGCGCGTGCTGCAGCTGCTGGCCCTGCTCGACCCGGCGTTGGCCTGCGACCACGCCGCCGCGCAGTACCGCGACGCACCGAACATGACCGACCGCCTCGGCGCACTCGCCGTGCTGGCGCGCCATGGCGCCACGCGCAGCGCCGAGCCGCTGGCGCACTACCGCGCGCGCTACGCGGACGATCCGCTGGCGCTGGACAAGTGGTTCGCACTGCAGGCGCAACTGCCGGGCGAGGGCGCGCTGGCCCGCGTGCAGGCGCTGGAAGCCGATCCGGCCTTCACCCTGAAGAATCCGAACCGCGCCCGCGCCCTGCTGGGCAGTTACGCCAGCGGCAATCCCACCGGCTTCCACCGCGTGGACGGCGCCGGCTACCGGCTGTACGCCGCGCGCCTGCTGGCGCTGGACGCGCTGAATCCGCAGATCGCCGCCCGCCTCGCCACCGCGTTCAACGGCTGGCAGCGGCTGGAACCGCAGCGCCGCGACTTGGCCCATGCCGCGCTCGCCGGACTGGCCGCGCACGACAAACTCTCGCGCAACCTCGCCGAGATCGTGGGCAACATGCTCAAGGGCTGA
- a CDS encoding aldose 1-epimerase, whose product MTRFHAAEAMLGMQPVVQLEDVAGGRRVRIARLGAALLNFEANEGGAWHDYADGYRDDAEIAAHSGSRFAIMVPFAGRIADARYTFDGEVQDLQPGVVGAARASRHGFVRGTTFELAALGADERQAQVTLTTTAIRPQPGYPHAIDLAVTLTLDAAGLTLEAVMRNVGDSVAPCFFGWHPYFRLADATVDGWELTVPAETLVRTGADLIALPGEAAYVALDDAPALDFREPRVIDDRIIDQGYTDLEPDADGRIRTHLRDPASGRALRVWQEHGLMHAFTSDTISRDVRRAIALEPMECMANAFNRPECADAIRLEPGTERRYRCGVEIVAA is encoded by the coding sequence ATGACGCGTTTCCACGCCGCCGAGGCCATGCTGGGCATGCAGCCCGTGGTGCAGCTGGAGGATGTCGCGGGCGGTCGCCGCGTGCGCATCGCGCGACTCGGCGCCGCGTTGCTGAATTTCGAGGCGAACGAGGGCGGCGCGTGGCACGACTACGCCGACGGCTACCGCGACGATGCCGAGATCGCCGCGCACTCCGGCTCGCGCTTCGCGATCATGGTGCCGTTCGCCGGCCGCATCGCCGATGCGCGCTACACATTCGACGGCGAGGTGCAGGACTTGCAGCCCGGCGTAGTCGGCGCCGCGCGCGCCAGCCGCCACGGCTTCGTGCGCGGCACCACGTTCGAGCTCGCCGCGCTCGGTGCGGACGAGCGGCAGGCGCAGGTGACGCTGACCACCACGGCGATCCGTCCGCAGCCCGGTTACCCGCATGCGATCGATCTCGCGGTGACGCTCACGCTGGACGCCGCCGGCCTCACGCTGGAAGCGGTGATGCGCAACGTGGGCGACAGCGTGGCGCCGTGCTTCTTCGGCTGGCATCCGTATTTCCGGCTGGCCGACGCCACCGTGGACGGCTGGGAACTCACGGTCCCCGCCGAGACCCTGGTGCGCACCGGCGCCGACCTGATCGCGTTGCCGGGTGAGGCGGCCTACGTGGCGCTGGACGATGCGCCCGCGCTGGATTTCCGCGAGCCGCGCGTGATCGACGACCGCATCATCGACCAGGGTTACACCGACCTTGAGCCCGACGCCGACGGTCGCATCCGCACGCACCTGCGCGACCCGGCCAGCGGCCGCGCCCTGCGGGTGTGGCAGGAACACGGCCTGATGCACGCCTTCACCTCCGACACGATCAGTCGCGACGTGCGCCGCGCGATCGCGCTGGAGCCGATGGAGTGCATGGCGAACGCGTTCAACCGGCCCGAGTGCGCGGACGCGATCCGGCTGGAGCCGGGCACGGAACGACGTTATCGCTGCGGCGTGGAGATCGTTGCGGCATGA
- a CDS encoding pyridoxal-phosphate dependent enzyme has product MSALPDIDAIRDAAARIAPHATVTPVLRSTALDALVGAELHFKCENLQRGGAFKFRGACNAVWSLTDDEAAHGVVTHSSGNHGNALALAAATRGIAAHVVVPEGAVQAKLDAIARAGGTLHRCAPNQAAREAMCDQVQAQTGAVLVHPYADARVMAGQGTIALELLRQAPQLDALITPVGGGGLAAGAAIAAHALRPELMLFGAEPAGADDAARSLAAGERVTSVVPDTLCDGLRALVGEANLDALHAQRVEVVTVSDAETVAAMRLLWSELKQVVEVSSATVLAAILKQPRRFAGRRVGVVLTGGNVDLDALPW; this is encoded by the coding sequence ATGAGCGCGCTGCCCGACATCGACGCCATCCGCGATGCCGCCGCACGCATCGCGCCACACGCCACGGTGACGCCGGTGCTGCGCAGCACGGCACTGGATGCGCTGGTCGGCGCCGAACTGCATTTCAAATGCGAGAACCTGCAGCGCGGCGGCGCATTCAAGTTCCGCGGCGCCTGCAACGCGGTGTGGTCGCTGACGGACGACGAGGCCGCGCATGGCGTGGTCACGCATTCCTCCGGCAACCACGGCAATGCGCTGGCGCTGGCCGCCGCCACCCGTGGCATCGCCGCGCACGTGGTGGTGCCCGAGGGCGCGGTACAGGCCAAGCTGGACGCGATCGCGCGCGCCGGCGGCACGTTGCATCGCTGCGCACCGAACCAGGCCGCACGCGAGGCGATGTGCGACCAAGTGCAGGCGCAAACCGGCGCCGTGCTGGTGCACCCCTATGCCGACGCGCGGGTGATGGCGGGGCAGGGCACGATCGCGCTGGAGCTGCTGCGGCAGGCACCGCAACTCGATGCACTCATCACGCCGGTCGGCGGCGGTGGCCTGGCCGCGGGCGCGGCCATCGCCGCGCATGCGCTCAGGCCGGAACTCATGCTGTTCGGTGCGGAACCGGCCGGCGCCGACGATGCGGCGCGTTCGCTGGCGGCGGGTGAGCGTGTGACGAGCGTGGTGCCGGACACGCTGTGCGACGGCCTGCGCGCATTGGTGGGCGAAGCCAACCTCGACGCCTTGCACGCCCAACGCGTGGAGGTGGTCACGGTGAGCGACGCGGAAACCGTCGCCGCGATGCGCCTGCTGTGGAGCGAACTGAAGCAGGTGGTGGAAGTGTCCAGCGCCACCGTGCTGGCCGCGATACTCAAGCAGCCGCGGCGTTTCGCCGGCAGGCGCGTGGGCGTGGTGCTCACCGGCGGCAACGTCGATCTCGACGCGCTGCCTTGGTGA
- a CDS encoding sterol desaturase family protein — MYSLPQLWSHLVDWLSSHAVAPALDLLHLGKLSGDPRDIAASLLIAALQIGIIGFLFRPLETFFPAEKWSDRKLTLVDRNYTVMMLMGIFPLFTYLILMPFSHLFGGADPATSSTGSPLALTALVPWFNGHPWLLFGAYYVLYDFTYYWMHRTQHALPWWWALHSMHHSTRQMSCWTNDRGNLIDGFIQSMILAVVGLVMGVDPDEFAWLMLLGELVQNLSHTNTRLGFGRWFERVFVDPKFHRLHHMLVDPERPKLHNCNFGQVLSIWDVLFGTALYGEPPRPTGVGDPVVDADNNHGLIGLHWASTKRFLCTVFRPEGWKPGEVAFDPETLRPVPVAQLDLHALAHHQPGNTTAAQVDATVAAEESAVA, encoded by the coding sequence ATGTACTCGCTCCCCCAACTCTGGTCCCACCTCGTCGACTGGCTGAGCAGCCATGCCGTGGCGCCCGCGCTCGACCTGCTGCACCTGGGCAAGCTCTCCGGCGACCCGCGCGACATCGCCGCCTCGCTGCTGATCGCGGCGCTGCAGATCGGCATCATCGGCTTCCTGTTCCGTCCGCTGGAAACGTTCTTCCCCGCGGAAAAGTGGAGCGACCGCAAGCTCACCCTGGTGGACCGCAACTACACGGTGATGATGCTGATGGGCATCTTCCCGCTGTTCACCTACCTGATCCTGATGCCGTTCAGCCACCTGTTCGGGGGCGCCGATCCGGCCACGTCGAGCACCGGCTCGCCGCTCGCGCTGACGGCCCTGGTGCCGTGGTTCAACGGCCATCCCTGGCTGCTGTTCGGCGCGTATTACGTGCTGTACGACTTCACGTACTACTGGATGCACCGCACCCAGCACGCGCTGCCGTGGTGGTGGGCGCTGCACAGCATGCACCACAGCACGCGGCAGATGAGCTGCTGGACCAACGACCGCGGCAACCTGATCGACGGCTTCATCCAGTCGATGATCCTCGCCGTGGTGGGCCTGGTGATGGGCGTGGACCCGGACGAGTTCGCGTGGCTGATGCTGCTGGGCGAGCTGGTGCAGAACCTCTCGCACACCAACACGCGGCTGGGCTTCGGCCGATGGTTCGAGCGCGTGTTCGTCGATCCGAAATTCCACCGCCTGCACCACATGCTGGTGGACCCGGAGCGGCCGAAGCTGCACAACTGCAACTTCGGCCAGGTGCTCTCGATCTGGGACGTGCTGTTCGGCACCGCGCTGTACGGCGAGCCGCCGCGCCCCACCGGCGTGGGCGACCCTGTGGTGGACGCGGACAACAACCACGGCCTGATCGGCCTGCACTGGGCTTCGACGAAGCGCTTCCTGTGCACGGTATTCCGGCCGGAAGGCTGGAAACCGGGAGAGGTGGCGTTCGATCCGGAGACCTTGCGCCCGGTGCCGGTCGCCCAGCTCGACCTGCACGCGCTGGCGCATCACCAGCCGGGCAACACCACGGCTGCGCAAGTCGACGCGACGGTTGCCGCCGAAGAATCCGCCGTGGCGTGA
- a CDS encoding DMT family transporter, with protein sequence MLALLATIVLWAYSWVVMKQVLAYAGPFDFAALRYLLGAAVLFAALLLARQSLQPPPLLPTILIGLCQTAAFQGLEQWALVSGGAGHVALLAYTMPFWAVLLAWLILRERPTGRHWLGIAFAAIGLICIIEPWRGLGNATSTVLAIAGGVAWAGGTVLSKRLFRRHAVSALGLTAWQMLAGGVALGIVALAVPQRVIAWNGAFIAGLAYSVLMASSLAWWLWSIVLRRLPTTLASVGSLGVPIVGVLLAWLILDERPRAMEWLGIAFVLLGLCAVSGVRLRRR encoded by the coding sequence ATGCTGGCACTGCTCGCCACGATAGTCCTGTGGGCCTACAGCTGGGTGGTGATGAAGCAGGTGCTGGCGTATGCGGGACCGTTCGATTTCGCGGCGCTGCGCTACCTGCTGGGCGCGGCGGTGCTGTTCGCGGCGCTGCTGCTGGCGCGGCAGTCGCTGCAGCCGCCGCCCTTGCTGCCCACCATCCTGATCGGCCTGTGCCAGACGGCGGCGTTCCAGGGGCTGGAACAGTGGGCGCTGGTGAGTGGCGGCGCGGGCCATGTGGCGCTGCTGGCCTACACCATGCCGTTCTGGGCGGTGCTGCTGGCCTGGCTGATCCTGCGCGAACGGCCCACGGGCCGGCACTGGCTGGGCATCGCATTCGCCGCCATCGGCTTGATCTGCATCATCGAACCGTGGCGCGGACTGGGCAACGCGACGAGCACCGTGCTGGCGATCGCGGGCGGCGTGGCCTGGGCCGGCGGCACGGTGCTGAGCAAGCGGCTGTTCCGCCGGCACGCGGTGTCCGCGCTGGGCCTTACTGCGTGGCAGATGCTGGCCGGCGGCGTGGCGCTGGGCATCGTGGCGCTGGCCGTGCCGCAACGCGTGATCGCGTGGAACGGCGCCTTCATCGCGGGGCTCGCCTACAGCGTGCTGATGGCATCCAGCCTCGCCTGGTGGCTGTGGTCGATCGTGCTGCGCCGGCTGCCCACCACGCTGGCCAGCGTGGGCAGCCTGGGCGTACCCATCGTGGGCGTGCTGCTGGCGTGGTTGATCCTTGACGAACGACCGCGCGCGATGGAGTGGCTGGGCATAGCCTTCGTGCTGCTGGGCCTGTGCGCGGTGAGCGGCGTGCGGCTGCGGCGCCGGTAG
- a CDS encoding DNA-3-methyladenine glycosylase I, with product MHRCHWASADDAPMCAYHDAEWGVPLHDDHALFEFLCLEGAQAGLSWRTVLAKRDNYRKAFHGFDIARVAAMKDRELEKLLLDPGIIRNRLKVTAARDNAIAAQKVIAECGSLDAYLWSFVDGKPLRNRWKDRSEVPASTPLSDRMSKELKKRGFRFVGTTICYSLMQATGMINDHLVGCFRHGQV from the coding sequence ATGCACCGTTGCCACTGGGCCAGCGCCGACGATGCGCCGATGTGCGCCTACCACGACGCCGAATGGGGCGTGCCGCTGCACGACGACCACGCACTGTTCGAGTTCCTGTGCCTCGAGGGCGCGCAGGCGGGCTTGTCGTGGCGCACCGTGCTGGCCAAGCGCGACAACTACCGCAAGGCCTTCCATGGTTTCGACATCGCCCGCGTGGCGGCGATGAAGGATCGTGAGCTGGAGAAGCTGCTGCTCGACCCCGGCATCATCCGCAACCGCCTCAAGGTGACCGCGGCGCGTGACAACGCCATCGCCGCGCAAAAAGTCATCGCCGAATGCGGCAGCCTGGATGCCTACCTGTGGTCCTTCGTGGACGGCAAGCCGCTGCGCAATCGCTGGAAGGACCGCAGCGAGGTGCCCGCGAGCACGCCGCTGTCCGACCGCATGAGCAAAGAGCTGAAGAAGCGCGGCTTCCGCTTCGTCGGCACCACCATTTGCTACTCGCTGATGCAGGCCACCGGCATGATCAACGATCACCTGGTCGGCTGCTTCCGGCATGGGCAGGTGTGA
- a CDS encoding transporter has protein sequence MSNKSYWMLAGGLLLVGAPAAHAAGTDNDQFSLSAGANYSSGKYGSTSTTDIWSVPVTGEYDTGNWTFKLVVPYINVSGPSDVIPGVGKVKNGNPHGRGHGKGNAGAAPLPPVPGTSTNGSASGLGDVVASAGYQLFTSNDQSFGVDLTGKIKFGTADENKGLGTGKNDYGVSLDTYKVIGDWTAFGGVGWMKYGSSQYIQLKNGFNATLGAQYKLSHDDSFGAYYYYRERIASGGAPQSELTGYWNHKLGDSWRLQAYVMGGFADGSPDYGVGATLKYTF, from the coding sequence ATGAGCAACAAATCGTATTGGATGCTGGCCGGCGGTCTGCTGCTGGTCGGCGCGCCGGCAGCCCACGCCGCCGGCACGGACAATGACCAGTTCAGCCTCTCCGCAGGCGCCAACTACAGCAGCGGCAAATACGGCAGCACCTCGACCACCGACATCTGGTCGGTGCCGGTCACCGGCGAATACGACACCGGCAACTGGACCTTCAAGCTGGTCGTGCCCTACATCAACGTCAGCGGCCCCAGCGACGTGATCCCTGGCGTGGGCAAGGTGAAGAACGGCAACCCGCATGGCCGCGGCCACGGCAAGGGCAACGCCGGTGCCGCGCCGCTGCCGCCGGTGCCGGGCACGTCGACCAACGGCTCGGCTTCCGGCCTGGGCGACGTGGTGGCCTCGGCCGGCTACCAGCTGTTCACCAGCAACGACCAGAGCTTCGGCGTCGACCTCACCGGCAAGATCAAGTTCGGCACCGCCGATGAAAACAAGGGCCTGGGCACCGGCAAGAACGACTACGGCGTGTCGCTGGATACCTACAAGGTGATCGGCGACTGGACCGCGTTCGGCGGCGTGGGCTGGATGAAGTACGGCAGCTCGCAGTACATCCAGCTGAAGAACGGTTTCAACGCCACGCTGGGTGCCCAGTACAAACTGAGCCACGACGACAGCTTCGGCGCCTACTACTACTACCGCGAGCGCATCGCCAGCGGCGGCGCGCCGCAGAGCGAGCTGACCGGCTACTGGAACCACAAGCTGGGCGACAGCTGGCGTCTGCAGGCCTACGTGATGGGCGGCTTCGCCGACGGCAGCCCGGACTACGGCGTGGGCGCCACGTTGAAGTACACGTTCTGA
- a CDS encoding nuclear transport factor 2 family protein encodes MKKTALIAWPLLAVFAAAAQAATPPPDARAQIEQVVAKFQTALVAKDKAALENLFMPEGGAWFEVLGDDAYRQLSAKHPQMPRFHADNYRHFIDFVVGGKGRMEEQFSNVRIATDGAIASVYFDFVFLADGKVNNRGHEAWQLVNTGKGWKISAMAYSSEPTQLR; translated from the coding sequence ATGAAGAAGACCGCACTGATCGCCTGGCCGTTGCTGGCCGTGTTCGCCGCCGCGGCCCAGGCCGCCACGCCGCCACCGGATGCACGCGCGCAGATCGAGCAAGTAGTCGCGAAGTTCCAGACGGCGCTGGTCGCCAAGGACAAGGCCGCGCTGGAAAACCTGTTCATGCCCGAAGGCGGCGCCTGGTTCGAGGTGCTGGGCGACGACGCGTATCGCCAGCTCAGCGCGAAGCATCCGCAGATGCCGCGCTTCCATGCCGACAACTACCGGCATTTCATCGACTTCGTGGTCGGCGGCAAGGGCCGCATGGAGGAGCAGTTCTCCAACGTGCGCATCGCGACCGACGGCGCGATCGCCTCGGTGTATTTCGACTTCGTGTTCCTCGCGGACGGCAAGGTCAACAACCGCGGCCACGAAGCCTGGCAGCTGGTGAACACCGGCAAGGGCTGGAAGATCAGCGCGATGGCGTATTCCAGCGAGCCCACGCAGCTGCGCTAG
- a CDS encoding sensor histidine kinase yields MSLAVPAVRRGADVPFWLPLLAGLPLVLCMAVMALPELGRGRAVDFRVLYALTYLVWIVPMAAAQRGLRRRGVSWWLAIPALLALSYAMSLANNALGELLAIRLGALPRFEWKFLFQQLDSCWLALIAFAAVHAVVDHYAALQAERERVREIAAQARDAELRALRYQLQPHFLFNTLNAISTLVAERRNPEANRMLARLGDLLRATLDSGETHEVTLAEELALAGHYLDIEQVRLGERLQLDLRIGPEVLQAAVPPLLLQPLLENAIRHGIALRLAPGRVALTVARDGAMLRLSLHNDGVPAVPDAADDEARPAAIGLRNVRERLARLYGEAQRFEFTLADDGGCAIDIALPCRNLAAFVPAPA; encoded by the coding sequence ATGAGCCTTGCCGTACCCGCCGTCCGCCGCGGCGCCGATGTCCCGTTCTGGCTGCCGCTGCTGGCGGGCTTGCCGCTGGTGCTGTGCATGGCGGTGATGGCGCTGCCCGAACTGGGGCGTGGCCGCGCGGTGGATTTCCGCGTGCTGTACGCGCTCACCTACCTCGTGTGGATCGTGCCGATGGCGGCCGCGCAGCGCGGGCTGCGGCGGCGCGGCGTGTCGTGGTGGCTGGCGATCCCGGCGTTGCTTGCGCTGAGCTATGCCATGTCGCTGGCCAACAACGCGCTGGGCGAGCTGCTGGCGATCCGGCTCGGCGCGCTGCCGCGCTTCGAGTGGAAGTTCCTGTTCCAGCAGCTGGACAGCTGCTGGCTGGCGTTGATCGCGTTCGCCGCCGTGCATGCCGTGGTGGACCACTACGCGGCGCTGCAGGCCGAACGCGAACGCGTGCGCGAGATCGCCGCGCAGGCGCGCGACGCCGAACTGCGCGCGCTGCGCTACCAGCTGCAGCCGCATTTCCTGTTCAACACGCTCAACGCGATCTCCACCCTGGTGGCCGAGCGCCGCAACCCGGAAGCGAACCGCATGCTGGCCCGGCTGGGCGACCTGCTGCGCGCCACGCTGGACAGCGGCGAGACGCACGAGGTGACGCTGGCCGAGGAACTGGCGCTGGCCGGGCATTACCTCGACATCGAGCAGGTGCGCCTGGGCGAACGCCTGCAGCTGGACCTGCGTATCGGCCCCGAGGTGCTGCAGGCGGCGGTGCCGCCCTTGCTGCTGCAGCCGCTGCTGGAGAACGCGATACGCCACGGTATCGCGCTGCGTCTCGCACCCGGCCGTGTGGCGCTCACGGTCGCACGTGACGGCGCGATGCTGCGGCTGTCGCTGCACAACGACGGCGTGCCGGCCGTGCCCGATGCGGCGGACGATGAGGCGCGCCCCGCCGCGATCGGCCTGCGCAACGTGCGCGAGAGGCTGGCGCGGCTGTACGGCGAAGCGCAGCGTTTCGAGTTCACGCTGGCCGACGACGGCGGTTGCGCCATCGACATCGCGCTGCCTTGCCGCAACCTTGCGGCATTCGTGCCGGCGCCGGCGTGA
- a CDS encoding LytR/AlgR family response regulator transcription factor, whose translation MTLRVLVVDDEPLARGGVRARLATQPDVQVIGECADGESALAAMGTQRPDLVFIDVQMPGLNGLDALERLPPTERPLAILLTAHAQFALRAFAAHALDYLLKPIDDERFADALDRARQALALRRPDASASRVAPVYASRFEVRLGQRVQLVDAAQIDWVEAQGDYAGLHAGGRLHLLREPLHRLAARLDPAQFARIHRSAIVRLDRVAELQALSNRDSLLRLHDGTPLRASRTYVDALRAALLAVGTPA comes from the coding sequence GTGACCTTGCGCGTGCTGGTGGTGGACGACGAGCCGCTGGCGCGCGGCGGCGTGCGCGCGCGGCTGGCCACGCAGCCGGACGTGCAGGTGATCGGCGAATGCGCCGACGGCGAATCCGCGCTGGCGGCGATGGGCACGCAGCGCCCCGACCTGGTGTTCATCGACGTGCAGATGCCGGGGCTGAACGGCCTCGACGCGCTGGAGCGCCTGCCGCCAACGGAGCGCCCGCTGGCGATCCTGCTCACCGCGCACGCGCAGTTCGCGCTGCGCGCTTTCGCCGCGCATGCGCTCGACTATCTGCTCAAGCCGATCGATGACGAACGCTTTGCCGACGCGCTCGACCGTGCACGGCAGGCGCTGGCGTTGCGCCGCCCCGATGCATCCGCATCGCGCGTCGCGCCGGTCTACGCCAGCCGCTTCGAGGTGCGCCTGGGCCAGCGCGTGCAACTGGTGGACGCGGCGCAGATCGATTGGGTCGAGGCGCAGGGCGATTACGCCGGCCTGCACGCGGGCGGCCGCCTGCATCTGCTGCGCGAGCCGCTGCACCGCCTCGCCGCGCGGCTGGACCCGGCGCAGTTCGCGCGCATCCACCGCTCGGCCATCGTGCGGCTGGACCGGGTGGCCGAGCTGCAGGCGCTGTCCAACCGCGACAGCCTGCTGCGCCTGCACGACGGCACGCCGTTGCGTGCCAGCCGCACCTACGTCGACGCGCTGCGCGCGGCGCTGTTGGCGGTCGGCACCCCGGCTTGA